A single window of Solanum dulcamara chromosome 5, daSolDulc1.2, whole genome shotgun sequence DNA harbors:
- the LOC129889348 gene encoding uncharacterized protein LOC129889348 isoform X1, with translation MDSPEPSSKSTTTINPSLSSDPVPAQDSPVFNYISNLSPIQPVKGAPVVQDFSGLNSPPLLLTSPRINTHSRSSLLRRSQFPKLPSEVFSGKNEDYNNAITDSDGTGVSVSPLRSGLSPFVQKISDNSISVHEQSGSPIRCVDEFLVDVSNSESGNPSNSNNTSPKVADTIPQSPNSAEDSKVSVVNIASKDEKKDEIREDAAPVVVEQAEDDNKGKSPSNLKDIGVYSTNTDSDLPSPGLCTKIVPGLAAHSSLHYHYGDRHMAQLSRADHTMLDEASNIPIKSLETAHDCRDDGAKISTMSFAPDESIVQHDSQTKAGQHQSGISRRCLQFEDAQQKKVPASSSSHNASGIVSCSIQPVSPAVIEVVDPVSSNRSSTPINRPLTQLVSSSVNTECLNVKVSKPSGIGLHLNSIVNGMEAGSGATVSVKSTEKGNLNIRGKKLTSMMSCHPSKNLKNCLISSNLVGSNLTSDDNDGKHESYGSNAESVAASLSLISAKPLNETVLLKPTEHTPNSKRKFNSEHTDSTVDYNQSSPQKKRQKTSDGNDDDGCKRCNCKKTKCLKLYCDCFAAGVYCVDSCTCQGCFNRPEYEDTVLDVRQQIQSRNPLAFAPKIVQHSSSSPANILGEGGASFTPSSARHKRGCNCKKSMCLKKYCECYQSNVGCSGGCRCEGCKNVYGSKEEYGKDLVNKHCITERLERSVEEEVEMVTATSGLLQSDPINQCNLTPLTPSFQCSNSGNASQSWFTSGRYLSSPESGQVNTAAYGLSPGSPRSSKNHGIHQETTADILDLVTFDQEFNYGNAKLANEISPGFHVTGNMDDLLALPKSQDWASNSGGQLIPQTVHFQSTHPLCWRDSPTAHMTQFDGSGMNTLELLDSDKKPYVMEDDTPEILKDSSIRQIGVKVSSPNKKRVSPPYRHLNEISSSSSGGGLKTGRKFILRAVPSSPPLTPCIQSKDVASLSTNNSQKDSSSK, from the exons ATGGACTCCCCTGAACCTTCATCAAAATCCACTACCACCATCAACCCTAGTTTGTCTTCAGACCCTGTACCTGCCCAA GATTCTCCTGTCTTCAATTATATTAGCAACCTCTCTCCCATACAGCCTGTCAAGGGCGCTCCAGTTGTGCAAGATTTTTCAGGGCTGAATTCTCCTCCTCTTTTGCTTACCTCACCTCGAATTAATACACACAGTCGATCAAGCCTTTTGAGAAG GAGCCAGTTCCCTAAATTACCCAGTGAAGTGTTTTCTGGGAAGAATGAGGATTATAACAATGCTATCACAGATTCAGATGGCACTGGAGTATCTGTTTCTCCATTGAGAAGTGGACTAAGCCCTTTTGTTCAGAAAATTTCTGATAATAGCATCTCTGTGCATGAGCAAAGTGGGAGTCCCATAAGATGTGTGGATGAATTCTTAGTTGATGTTTCAAACTCAGAGTCTGGTAATCCTTCAAATTCAAATAATACCAGCCCAAAAGTAGCTGATACTATTCCTCAATCTCCTAATAGTGCAGAAGATTCAAAGGTATCTGTAGTTAACATTGCAAGtaaagatgaaaaaaaagaCGAAATTCGAGAAGATGCAGCCCCTGTTGTTGTAGAGCAAGCTGAGGACGACAATAAGGGAAAATCCCCATCCAATCTGAAAGATATTGGAGTTTACAGTACCAATACTGATTCCGATCTGCCATCTCCCGGTTTGTGCACAAAGATTGTTCCCGGCTTGGCTGCTCATAGTTCGTTGCATTATCATTATGGTGACCGACACATGGCTCAG CTTTCAAGGGCTGACCACACTATGTTGGACGAGGCTTCTAATATACCGATCAAATCTCTGGAGACTGCACATGATTGCAGAGATGATGGTGCTAAGATCAGCACAATGTCATTTGCACCAGATGAAAGCATTGTGCAGCATGATTCTCAAACCAAG GCTGGTCAACATCAAAGCGGAATAAGTAGGCGTTGTCTCCAATTTGAAGATGCTCAACAGAAGAAAGTACCAGCTAGCTCAAGTTCACATAATGCTTCAGGTATTGTGAGCTGTTCAATACAACCAGTCAGTCCTGCTGTCATAGAGGTTGTAGATCCAGTTTCATCAAATCGATCATCAACTCCAATCAATAGGCCATTGACCCAACTGGTATCTTCCTCTGTTAATACTGAATGCCTTAATGTGAAAGTCTCCAAGCCATCTGGTATTGGCTTGCACTTAAATAGTATAGTTAATGGTATGGAAGCTGGTTCTGGTGCAACTGTAAGCGTGAAATCAACTGAGAAGGGTAACTTGAATATACGGGGGAAGAAGTTGACATCCATGATGAGCTGTCACCCTTCTAAGAACTTGAAGAATTGCTTGATATCTTCGAATTTGGTTGGGAGCAACTTGACAAGTGATGACAATGACGGTAAACATGAAAGTTATGGGTCAAATGCAGAAAGTGTTGCAGCTTCTTTGTCTCTTATTAGTGCAAAACCTTTAAATGAGACTGTGCTCTTGAAGCCAACAGAGCATACTCCAAATAGCAAAAGGAAGTTTAACTCTGAACACACCGACAGCACTGTGGATTACAATCAGTCGAGCCCCCAAAAGAAAAGGCAA AAAACCTCAGATGGAAATGATGATGATGGGTGCAAACGCTGCAATTGTAAGAAGACTAAGTGCTTGAAACT TTATTGTGATTGCTTTGCTGCTGGGGTATATTGTGTGGACTCTTGCACTTGCCAAGGTTGCTTCAACAGACCTGAATATGAAGACACCGTTCTTGATGTGCGGCAGCAAATCCAGTCTCGGAATCCCCTGGCATTTGCTCCAAAAATTGTGCAGCATTCCTCTAGTTCCCCTGCAAACATTCTTGGG GAGGGTGGAGCAAGTTTTACGCCTTCCTCTGCAAGGCACAAAAGAGGATGCAACTGCAAGAAGTCAATGTGTTTGAAAAAGTACTGTGAGTGCTATCAG TCTAATGTCGGATGTTCCGGTGGATGCCGCTGTGAAGGATGTAAAAATGTCTATGGTTCGAAGGAAG AATACGGTAAAGATTTGGTGAATAAACACTGCATCACTGAAAGATTGGAGAGGTCAGTTGAGGAAGAGGTAGAGATGGTGACAGCTACAAGTGGGTTATTGCAAAGTGATCCAATAAATCAATGCAACTTAACTCCCTTGACACCTTCATTCCAGTGCTCAAA CAGTGGGAATGCATCACAATCTTGGTTCACTTCTGGAAGATACCTTTCTTCACCTGAATCTGGCCAAGTTAATACAGCAGCATATGGACTGTCCCCAGGATCTCCTAGAAGTTCTAAAAATCATGGCATACATCAGGAAACTACTGCTGATATTCTGGATCTTGTTACCTTCGATCAGGAGTTTAATTATGGCAATGCAAAGTTAGCAAATGAAATTTCACCAGGGTTTCATGTGACTGGCAACATGGATGATCTTTTGGCGCTGCCAAAGTCCCAGGATTGGGCAAGTAATTCAGGTGGTCAACTGATTCCTCAAACTGTCCATTTCCAGTCCACGCATCCGCTATGCTGGCGTGACTCACCTACGGCCCATATGACCCAGTTTGACGGGAGTGGAATGAACACTCTGGAATTACTAGACTCTGATAAGAAGCCATATGTGATGGAAGATGACACACCGGAAATACTAAAGGACTCTTCTATACGACAAATTGGTGTTAAAGTAAGCTCCCCGAATAAGAAGCGTGTTTCTCCACCTTATCGTCATTTGAATGAGATTAGTTCTAGTTCATCTGGAGGAGGCTTAAAAACTGGCCGGAAATTCATATTGCGAGCTGTTCCTTCTTCCCCACCACTTACCCCATGTATTCAATCCAAAGATGTTGCTTCTCTTAGTACCAATAATTCTCAAAAGGACAGCAGCAGCAAATAA
- the LOC129889348 gene encoding protein tesmin/TSO1-like CXC 4 isoform X2, with product MDSPEPSSKSTTTINPSLSSDPVPAQDSPVFNYISNLSPIQPVKGAPVVQDFSGLNSPPLLLTSPRINTHSRSSLLRRSQFPKLPSEVFSGKNEDYNNAITDSDGTGVSVSPLRSGLSPFVQKISDNSISVHEQSGSPIRCVDEFLVDVSNSESGNPSNSNNTSPKVADTIPQSPNSAEDSKVSVVNIASKDEKKDEIREDAAPVVVEQAEDDNKGKSPSNLKDIGVYSTNTDSDLPSPGLCTKIVPGLAAHSSLHYHYGDRHMAQLSRADHTMLDEASNIPIKSLETAHDCRDDGAKISTMSFAPDESIVQHDSQTKAGQHQSGISRRCLQFEDAQQKKVPASSSSHNASGIVSCSIQPVSPAVIEVVDPVSSNRSSTPINRPLTQLVSSSVNTECLNVKVSKPSGIGLHLNSIVNGMEAGSGATVSVKSTEKGNLNIRGKKLTSMMSCHPSKNLKNCLISSNLVGSNLTSDDNDGKHESYGSNAESVAASLSLISAKPLNETVLLKPTEHTPNSKRKFNSEHTDSTVDYNQSSPQKKRQKTSDGNDDDGCKRCNCKKTKCLKLYCDCFAAGVYCVDSCTCQGCFNRPEYEDTVLDVRQQIQSRNPLAFAPKIVQHSSSSPANILGEGGASFTPSSARHKRGCNCKKSMCLKKYCECYQSNVGCSGGCRCEGCKNVYGSKEEYGKDLVNKHCITERLERSVEEEVEMVTATSGLLQSDPINQCNLTPLTPSFQCSNGNASQSWFTSGRYLSSPESGQVNTAAYGLSPGSPRSSKNHGIHQETTADILDLVTFDQEFNYGNAKLANEISPGFHVTGNMDDLLALPKSQDWASNSGGQLIPQTVHFQSTHPLCWRDSPTAHMTQFDGSGMNTLELLDSDKKPYVMEDDTPEILKDSSIRQIGVKVSSPNKKRVSPPYRHLNEISSSSSGGGLKTGRKFILRAVPSSPPLTPCIQSKDVASLSTNNSQKDSSSK from the exons ATGGACTCCCCTGAACCTTCATCAAAATCCACTACCACCATCAACCCTAGTTTGTCTTCAGACCCTGTACCTGCCCAA GATTCTCCTGTCTTCAATTATATTAGCAACCTCTCTCCCATACAGCCTGTCAAGGGCGCTCCAGTTGTGCAAGATTTTTCAGGGCTGAATTCTCCTCCTCTTTTGCTTACCTCACCTCGAATTAATACACACAGTCGATCAAGCCTTTTGAGAAG GAGCCAGTTCCCTAAATTACCCAGTGAAGTGTTTTCTGGGAAGAATGAGGATTATAACAATGCTATCACAGATTCAGATGGCACTGGAGTATCTGTTTCTCCATTGAGAAGTGGACTAAGCCCTTTTGTTCAGAAAATTTCTGATAATAGCATCTCTGTGCATGAGCAAAGTGGGAGTCCCATAAGATGTGTGGATGAATTCTTAGTTGATGTTTCAAACTCAGAGTCTGGTAATCCTTCAAATTCAAATAATACCAGCCCAAAAGTAGCTGATACTATTCCTCAATCTCCTAATAGTGCAGAAGATTCAAAGGTATCTGTAGTTAACATTGCAAGtaaagatgaaaaaaaagaCGAAATTCGAGAAGATGCAGCCCCTGTTGTTGTAGAGCAAGCTGAGGACGACAATAAGGGAAAATCCCCATCCAATCTGAAAGATATTGGAGTTTACAGTACCAATACTGATTCCGATCTGCCATCTCCCGGTTTGTGCACAAAGATTGTTCCCGGCTTGGCTGCTCATAGTTCGTTGCATTATCATTATGGTGACCGACACATGGCTCAG CTTTCAAGGGCTGACCACACTATGTTGGACGAGGCTTCTAATATACCGATCAAATCTCTGGAGACTGCACATGATTGCAGAGATGATGGTGCTAAGATCAGCACAATGTCATTTGCACCAGATGAAAGCATTGTGCAGCATGATTCTCAAACCAAG GCTGGTCAACATCAAAGCGGAATAAGTAGGCGTTGTCTCCAATTTGAAGATGCTCAACAGAAGAAAGTACCAGCTAGCTCAAGTTCACATAATGCTTCAGGTATTGTGAGCTGTTCAATACAACCAGTCAGTCCTGCTGTCATAGAGGTTGTAGATCCAGTTTCATCAAATCGATCATCAACTCCAATCAATAGGCCATTGACCCAACTGGTATCTTCCTCTGTTAATACTGAATGCCTTAATGTGAAAGTCTCCAAGCCATCTGGTATTGGCTTGCACTTAAATAGTATAGTTAATGGTATGGAAGCTGGTTCTGGTGCAACTGTAAGCGTGAAATCAACTGAGAAGGGTAACTTGAATATACGGGGGAAGAAGTTGACATCCATGATGAGCTGTCACCCTTCTAAGAACTTGAAGAATTGCTTGATATCTTCGAATTTGGTTGGGAGCAACTTGACAAGTGATGACAATGACGGTAAACATGAAAGTTATGGGTCAAATGCAGAAAGTGTTGCAGCTTCTTTGTCTCTTATTAGTGCAAAACCTTTAAATGAGACTGTGCTCTTGAAGCCAACAGAGCATACTCCAAATAGCAAAAGGAAGTTTAACTCTGAACACACCGACAGCACTGTGGATTACAATCAGTCGAGCCCCCAAAAGAAAAGGCAA AAAACCTCAGATGGAAATGATGATGATGGGTGCAAACGCTGCAATTGTAAGAAGACTAAGTGCTTGAAACT TTATTGTGATTGCTTTGCTGCTGGGGTATATTGTGTGGACTCTTGCACTTGCCAAGGTTGCTTCAACAGACCTGAATATGAAGACACCGTTCTTGATGTGCGGCAGCAAATCCAGTCTCGGAATCCCCTGGCATTTGCTCCAAAAATTGTGCAGCATTCCTCTAGTTCCCCTGCAAACATTCTTGGG GAGGGTGGAGCAAGTTTTACGCCTTCCTCTGCAAGGCACAAAAGAGGATGCAACTGCAAGAAGTCAATGTGTTTGAAAAAGTACTGTGAGTGCTATCAG TCTAATGTCGGATGTTCCGGTGGATGCCGCTGTGAAGGATGTAAAAATGTCTATGGTTCGAAGGAAG AATACGGTAAAGATTTGGTGAATAAACACTGCATCACTGAAAGATTGGAGAGGTCAGTTGAGGAAGAGGTAGAGATGGTGACAGCTACAAGTGGGTTATTGCAAAGTGATCCAATAAATCAATGCAACTTAACTCCCTTGACACCTTCATTCCAGTGCTCAAA TGGGAATGCATCACAATCTTGGTTCACTTCTGGAAGATACCTTTCTTCACCTGAATCTGGCCAAGTTAATACAGCAGCATATGGACTGTCCCCAGGATCTCCTAGAAGTTCTAAAAATCATGGCATACATCAGGAAACTACTGCTGATATTCTGGATCTTGTTACCTTCGATCAGGAGTTTAATTATGGCAATGCAAAGTTAGCAAATGAAATTTCACCAGGGTTTCATGTGACTGGCAACATGGATGATCTTTTGGCGCTGCCAAAGTCCCAGGATTGGGCAAGTAATTCAGGTGGTCAACTGATTCCTCAAACTGTCCATTTCCAGTCCACGCATCCGCTATGCTGGCGTGACTCACCTACGGCCCATATGACCCAGTTTGACGGGAGTGGAATGAACACTCTGGAATTACTAGACTCTGATAAGAAGCCATATGTGATGGAAGATGACACACCGGAAATACTAAAGGACTCTTCTATACGACAAATTGGTGTTAAAGTAAGCTCCCCGAATAAGAAGCGTGTTTCTCCACCTTATCGTCATTTGAATGAGATTAGTTCTAGTTCATCTGGAGGAGGCTTAAAAACTGGCCGGAAATTCATATTGCGAGCTGTTCCTTCTTCCCCACCACTTACCCCATGTATTCAATCCAAAGATGTTGCTTCTCTTAGTACCAATAATTCTCAAAAGGACAGCAGCAGCAAATAA